Proteins co-encoded in one Dyella japonica A8 genomic window:
- a CDS encoding SRPBCC family protein has protein sequence MRSQAVAAAILLLLVAPGGRAEVKEAAPDHLLIQDSRTIHAPPDKLYAALADIGHWWNSEHTYSGDASHLSLKAEAGGCFCERWDNQSVEHGRVIWAAPGHALRLSTALGPLQSMAVTGVMTFTLKPAPEGTALQFEYRVNGSGASGLDKIAPAVDGVLMEQLQRLQRYAETGRNAPTKKP, from the coding sequence ATGCGTAGCCAAGCCGTTGCGGCCGCCATCCTGTTGTTGCTGGTCGCCCCCGGGGGGCGTGCCGAGGTGAAGGAGGCCGCGCCTGATCATCTGCTGATCCAGGACAGCCGGACCATCCACGCGCCACCCGACAAGCTCTACGCCGCCCTGGCGGACATTGGCCACTGGTGGAACAGCGAGCACACCTATTCCGGTGATGCGTCGCACCTAAGCCTCAAAGCCGAGGCTGGCGGCTGCTTCTGCGAGCGCTGGGACAACCAGAGCGTTGAACACGGCCGCGTGATCTGGGCCGCCCCCGGCCACGCGCTGCGCCTGAGCACGGCACTTGGCCCTCTGCAGTCGATGGCCGTGACGGGCGTGATGACCTTCACACTGAAACCCGCGCCCGAAGGCACGGCGCTGCAGTTCGAGTACCGCGTCAACGGCTCCGGTGCCAGCGGCCTGGACAAGATCGCCCCGGCGGTTGACGGTGTGCTGATGGAGCAACTGCAGCGATTGCAGCGTTACGCCGAAACGGGAAGGAATGCGCCGACGAAGAAGCCCTGA